The following proteins are co-located in the Candidatus Woesearchaeota archaeon genome:
- a CDS encoding metal-dependent hydrolase, protein MLFYTHLTFAFLVGMYLIPSQILLVLIGSMIPDIDNANSRVNRGLKITTIFSYLFKHRGFTHSIWFGFGLFILLNSILPQYTFALVLGFASHLVIDSITKKGINFLYPVARFHVSGFIETGKGGEKLILILLIIAIGISFM, encoded by the coding sequence ATGTTGTTTTATACACACCTAACCTTTGCATTTTTAGTCGGAATGTATTTAATTCCGTCGCAAATATTGTTAGTCTTAATAGGTTCAATGATCCCCGATATTGATAATGCGAATAGTCGGGTCAATCGCGGATTAAAGATTACAACGATTTTTTCTTATTTGTTTAAACATAGGGGTTTTACACATTCAATATGGTTTGGTTTTGGATTGTTTATTTTATTAAACTCTATTTTACCTCAGTATACATTTGCTTTAGTTTTAGGTTTTGCCTCTCATTTGGTAATTGATTCTATTACTAAGAAGGGCATTAATTTTCTTTATCCAGTTGCAAGGTTTCATGTTAGTGGTTTTATTGAGACTGGAAAAGGCGGAGAGAAATTAATTTTGATACTTTTAATTATTGCAATAGGGATTAGTTTTATGTAA
- the radA gene encoding DNA repair and recombination protein RadA: MRAKEKMENQDELIPRMGVEGAEEETEEFSEKIKINNGSNDTEFTLEDLPGVGPATVEKLETAGFCDLMSLAVATPGELIEATGMNEASAKKVINAARANLKMGFQSGEDIMKKRLQVVKISTGSEAFNTLMGGGFESGAITECFGEFGSGKTQIGHMLVVNMIKENPEAVAVYIDTENTFRPERIKQLAEGAGLDFDQVLKQIKVARAYNSDHQMLLAEKVEDLIKKDKQNVRLLVVDSLMAHFRAEFIGRGTLAERQQKINKHMHVLLRLADTNNLAVYVTNQVSSDPAQFFGDPTKPVGGNIVAHASTFRIYLRKGKKGSRVAKLIDSPNLPDGEVAFFVETTGLKDFGKY, from the coding sequence ATGAGAGCTAAAGAAAAAATGGAAAATCAAGATGAATTAATTCCCCGGATGGGCGTTGAAGGCGCCGAAGAAGAAACTGAAGAATTTTCTGAAAAAATTAAAATTAATAATGGTTCTAATGATACAGAGTTTACACTTGAAGATTTACCTGGTGTTGGCCCTGCCACGGTTGAAAAGTTGGAAACTGCGGGTTTTTGTGATTTGATGAGCCTTGCTGTTGCAACGCCTGGCGAATTAATTGAAGCTACTGGTATGAATGAAGCTTCAGCTAAAAAAGTGATTAATGCGGCAAGAGCGAATCTTAAGATGGGATTTCAATCTGGCGAAGATATCATGAAGAAGCGGTTACAAGTTGTAAAAATTTCTACCGGTTCTGAGGCTTTTAATACTTTAATGGGGGGAGGGTTTGAATCTGGCGCGATAACTGAATGCTTTGGTGAATTTGGTTCTGGTAAAACACAAATCGGGCATATGTTAGTTGTTAACATGATCAAAGAAAATCCTGAAGCTGTTGCAGTGTACATTGACACTGAAAATACTTTTAGACCTGAAAGGATTAAACAACTTGCCGAGGGTGCAGGTTTAGACTTTGATCAAGTGTTGAAACAAATTAAAGTTGCAAGAGCTTATAATTCGGACCACCAAATGTTGCTTGCTGAAAAAGTTGAAGATTTAATAAAAAAAGATAAACAGAATGTAAGATTATTAGTTGTAGATTCTTTAATGGCGCATTTTAGGGCAGAATTTATCGGCAGGGGGACTTTGGCAGAAAGACAGCAAAAAATCAATAAGCATATGCATGTATTATTAAGGCTTGCAGATACAAATAATCTTGCTGTTTATGTGACTAACCAAGTTTCCAGTGATCCAGCGCAATTTTTTGGTGATCCTACTAAACCTGTTGGAGGTAACATTGTAGCGCATGCTTCAACGTTTAGGATTTATCTGAGAAAAGGCAAAAAAGGATCAAGGGTTGCAAAGTTAATTGATTCGCCTAACCTTCCT